The following proteins are encoded in a genomic region of Drosophila willistoni isolate 14030-0811.24 chromosome 3R, UCI_dwil_1.1, whole genome shotgun sequence:
- the LOC6650260 gene encoding putative serine protease K12H4.7, with protein sequence MAVENSGMLFYTEHRYYGQSWPLGNASLGIEQLKYLSLPQALADLAHFIEYQKSDNPNLRESKVILVGGSYSGSMVTWMTRLYPHLIAASWASSAPLFAKADFYEYMEMVSQSINLSYGHNCSQRIDKGLKHLSELFKENLIEEYLKRLNACKNFNPKDTLDRAAFFSGISNYLALIVQSYSSHIPNLCETLMLLDTNDEEAFLAFLELIHTEGRRSSNCQDFGYEAVLKLFTEQSLDYQISGVRAWFYQTCNEFGWYTTTTATPDLVHEVPLVYFENLCRDTFGPAQTTEKLARGIAEINKRFGGHAFNHSQEYKEVIFTHGQLDPWSALGLREGKDALVLNGYSHCQDLTSINIHDSVEMNLAKLRVMSFLRRHI encoded by the exons cAATGCAAGCTTAGGTATCGAGCAATTGAAATATCTCAGTCTACCGCAAGCCTTGGCCGACCTAGCTCATTTTATAGAGTATCAAAAGTCGGACAATCCTAATCTTAGAGAATCAAAAGTGATTTTAGTTGGTGGCTCTTATTCGGGAAGCATGGTCACTTGGATGACTCGTCTGTATCCCCATCTAATTGCAGCCAGTTGGGCATCAAGCGCTCCACTTTTCGCCAAAGCTGATTTTTATG AGTATATGGAAATGGTTAGCCAGTCTATAAATCTCAGCTATGGTCACAACTGTTCCCAACGCATTGACAAGGGTCTTAAGCATTTGAGTGAACTGTTCAAAGAAAATCTAATTGAAGAATATCTCAAGAGACTAAACGCTTGTAAGAATTTCAATCCAAAGGATACACTGGATCGGGCTGCCTTCTTTAGTGGCATTAGCAATTATTTAGCTTTAATTGTTCAAAGTTACAG TTCACATATACCAAATCTATGTGAAACCTTAATGCTTCTGGACACAAACGATGAAGAGGcatttttggcttttttgGAGCTCATTCATACTGAAGGCAGAAGAAGCTCAAATTGTCAGGACTTTGGCTATGAAGCCGTGTTAAAACTTTTCACCGAGCAATCATTAGATTATCAGATTTCTGGCG TTCGTGCCTGGTTCTATCAAACATGCAATGAGTTTGGTTGGTATACTACAACAACAGCCACACCTGACTTGGTACATGAAGTTCCTTTGGTTTATTTCGAAAATCTTTGCCGAGATACTTTTGGTCCTGCACAGACAACGGAGAAACTTGCCCGAGGCATTGCAGAAATCAATAAAAGATTTGGCGGACATGCCTTTAATCATAGTCAAGAATATAAAGAAGTTATCTTTACTCATGGCCAGTTGGATCCTTGGAGTGCTCTAGGACTACGCGAGGGTAAAGATGCTCTCGTTCTAAAtg GTTATTCACATTGCCAGGATTTGACTAGCATTAATATACATGACTCGGTTGAAATGAATCTGGCTAAATTACGGGTCATGTCCTTTTTGCGTCGTCACATATaa